From Chryseobacterium joostei, the proteins below share one genomic window:
- a CDS encoding zinc-dependent metalloprotease — translation MKHYFFILSLMIPFLGFSQWTRTELRSQNVKKSQEKLEFAGLYTLNTDQLKQALKNAPARFSNDKGVIVTLPTSNGRLEKFQVWEFSNMAPELQAKFPDIKSYVGTALEDPTVYLRFSLSPVGFSSMITRSGISEFIEPYTEDRTVYAVFDSNARRGQDKEPFECATPSKQELNKSEKKNNAANRRTAGFNVFRLAITCTGEYAQYHLTAAGTPATATEAQKKGVVLAAMNASLTRLNSVFEKDLSFHFNLVANNDAIIYIDPASDPYTASDEQNQAGQTTITNIIGAANYDMGHIFDREDGNGYAPGDICDDASKAMGWTASNFPEGDGFDIDYVAHEMGHQLGANHSFSYSAASGNLASLVEPGSGSTIMAYTGITANYDVQFNSNDYFHGFSVQEIKDRINSIACGVNTPFSNPAPSVNAGADYTIPKSTAFVLKGTSTDANTASYTYTWEQMDSGSSQTGSNSIPYLNKPTGPTFRSLNPVSTPVRYFPDFNKVLAGVLTTKWETVSGVGRNLNFALTVRNNSIAAPQTSNDAMSIVVDAASGPFKVTAPAFGQSATSGSVFNVVWDVANTAQAPVSTANVNIKLSKDGGQTFTTIAANTPNDGSEQITIPAGSTSANAFIMVEAVGNIYYAVSPSFVIDYTVEGEACTTYTYGGPVVAIKDGPGGDAAIASPPVSAPLTVNNPGIITKIKVTPSITHTYVKDLSVGIEGPMGTSALVWNRQCTSQDNIIATFSDAGAAATCATPIQGEVKSNEALGVFIGHPAQGQWKLFASDNYTGDTGNINGWSLQVCTRTTQTLGTKEISSPLADDIKIYPNPTDGKFFIKSQNIKGELKVTMFDSSGRLIYSSAYQSEGNNTKEFNVNAPKGVYVISINSSKGIYNSKLIIK, via the coding sequence ATGAAACATTATTTCTTTATTTTGTCACTGATGATTCCATTTTTAGGGTTTTCTCAGTGGACAAGAACTGAGCTTAGGTCTCAAAATGTAAAAAAATCACAAGAAAAATTAGAATTTGCAGGGCTTTACACACTGAATACAGATCAGCTGAAGCAAGCCTTAAAAAATGCACCAGCGCGCTTTTCAAATGACAAAGGAGTGATTGTGACACTTCCTACGTCTAATGGGAGACTGGAGAAATTCCAGGTTTGGGAGTTTTCCAATATGGCTCCGGAATTACAAGCCAAGTTTCCTGATATTAAATCTTATGTAGGAACAGCATTAGAAGACCCTACAGTATATTTAAGATTCAGCTTATCTCCGGTTGGGTTTTCTTCTATGATAACACGTTCCGGTATATCAGAATTTATTGAACCTTATACTGAGGACAGAACGGTTTATGCTGTTTTTGATTCCAATGCAAGAAGAGGGCAGGATAAAGAGCCTTTTGAATGTGCTACACCCAGCAAGCAGGAATTAAACAAATCTGAAAAAAAAAACAATGCTGCCAATAGAAGAACAGCAGGGTTTAATGTTTTCAGGCTTGCCATTACCTGTACAGGGGAATATGCTCAGTATCATCTGACGGCTGCGGGAACACCTGCTACAGCAACGGAAGCTCAGAAGAAAGGAGTGGTTCTAGCAGCGATGAATGCATCTTTAACACGTTTGAACAGTGTTTTTGAAAAAGATCTTTCTTTTCATTTTAATCTGGTTGCTAATAATGATGCGATAATTTATATAGATCCAGCTTCAGATCCTTATACCGCATCAGATGAACAGAACCAAGCGGGCCAGACTACGATTACCAATATTATAGGTGCTGCCAATTATGATATGGGGCACATTTTTGATAGAGAAGACGGAAACGGATATGCTCCCGGAGATATTTGCGACGATGCTTCTAAGGCTATGGGATGGACAGCCAGTAATTTCCCTGAGGGAGATGGCTTTGATATTGACTATGTAGCTCATGAAATGGGACATCAACTAGGTGCTAATCATTCATTCAGTTATAGTGCAGCATCTGGAAACCTAGCTTCATTGGTGGAGCCGGGTAGTGGATCTACTATCATGGCTTATACAGGAATTACAGCCAATTATGATGTGCAATTCAATTCCAATGATTATTTTCATGGGTTTAGTGTACAAGAGATCAAAGACAGAATAAATAGTATTGCCTGTGGTGTAAACACTCCTTTTTCGAATCCTGCACCATCGGTGAATGCCGGAGCAGATTATACCATTCCAAAATCTACGGCATTTGTACTCAAAGGAACTTCAACAGATGCAAATACTGCTTCTTATACTTATACATGGGAACAAATGGATTCAGGTTCTTCTCAGACCGGATCTAATTCAATTCCTTATCTAAATAAACCAACGGGTCCTACGTTCAGATCTTTGAATCCAGTAAGTACTCCCGTAAGATATTTCCCTGACTTTAATAAAGTTTTAGCAGGTGTTCTTACTACAAAATGGGAAACTGTTTCAGGAGTAGGACGAAATCTTAACTTTGCATTGACTGTAAGAAATAATAGTATTGCAGCTCCCCAAACAAGTAATGATGCAATGTCAATAGTTGTAGATGCAGCTTCAGGACCATTTAAAGTTACTGCTCCTGCATTTGGACAGTCTGCAACTTCAGGTTCAGTATTCAATGTGGTATGGGATGTAGCTAATACAGCCCAGGCACCTGTGAGTACTGCTAATGTAAATATTAAATTATCTAAAGACGGGGGACAAACCTTTACTACTATTGCAGCCAATACGCCTAATGACGGAAGTGAACAAATTACAATTCCGGCAGGTTCTACTTCTGCCAATGCATTTATTATGGTAGAAGCAGTAGGAAATATTTATTATGCTGTAAGTCCTAGCTTTGTGATTGATTATACAGTAGAAGGGGAAGCCTGTACAACATATACTTATGGGGGTCCTGTTGTGGCTATTAAAGATGGCCCTGGAGGAGATGCTGCTATTGCATCACCTCCAGTCTCCGCTCCTTTGACGGTTAATAATCCAGGAATCATTACTAAAATTAAGGTAACACCTTCCATTACGCATACCTATGTAAAAGACCTGTCAGTTGGAATAGAGGGACCTATGGGAACATCTGCTCTTGTCTGGAATAGACAATGTACTTCTCAGGATAATATCATTGCGACTTTCAGCGATGCGGGAGCTGCAGCGACTTGTGCTACACCTATTCAAGGAGAAGTGAAGTCTAATGAAGCACTTGGAGTTTTTATAGGACATCCGGCACAAGGACAATGGAAGTTATTTGCTTCTGATAATTATACGGGGGATACGGGAAATATTAATGGTTGGAGTCTTCAAGTATGTACCCGTACTACTCAGACTTTAGGAACCAAAGAGATTTCTTCTCCTTTAGCGGATGATATTAAAATTTATCCTAATCCAACTGATGGCAAATTCTTTATCAAATCTCAAAATATAAAAGGAGAATTGAAAGTAACAATGTTTGACTCAAGTGGAAGATTAATTTATTCTTCAGCTTACCAAAGTGAAGGTAACAATACCAAAGAATTTAATGTAAATGCACCTAAAGGAGTATATGTAATTAGCATCAATTCTTCAAAAGGAATATATAACAGTAAATTGATTATAAAATAA
- a CDS encoding AraC family transcriptional regulator, producing the protein MNSISVLHIDLFQNGKNPSDFYFNTMKNHLVVGHRHIERPHRHDFYAAVLFTGGNGAHEIDFQKYEVSEGSLFFLSPGQIHSWELSADIEGYIFFCSQEFYEMHYVNQKLRNFPFFGSVSFPRKLQLNTLELKENIHLFQELGKEHFSKNIMKNGLVLSLMSQIFINATRLFSRDFDTLASTAGLSYFKHYQDFENLVEQHFTEHKSIAYYADLLGISSKHLNRIVQTVVQKTATEVITERVVLEAKRMLMYLDESLVEIAFRLGYEEYSYFVRVFRKSSGMTPTQFMRKYKA; encoded by the coding sequence ATGAACTCTATTTCCGTTCTTCATATTGATCTTTTTCAGAATGGTAAGAATCCTTCGGATTTTTATTTTAATACCATGAAAAACCACCTTGTTGTGGGACACAGGCATATAGAGAGACCCCACAGGCATGATTTTTATGCTGCAGTTCTTTTTACAGGAGGGAACGGTGCTCATGAGATTGATTTTCAAAAATATGAGGTTTCAGAGGGAAGTCTTTTCTTTCTGTCACCCGGGCAAATTCATAGTTGGGAACTTTCTGCGGATATTGAGGGATATATTTTCTTTTGTTCACAAGAGTTTTATGAAATGCATTATGTAAATCAGAAGCTGAGGAATTTCCCTTTCTTCGGATCCGTATCTTTTCCAAGGAAACTTCAACTGAATACTTTAGAGTTGAAAGAAAACATTCATCTGTTTCAGGAGCTAGGCAAGGAACATTTTTCTAAAAATATTATGAAGAATGGTCTTGTGCTCTCCTTAATGTCACAAATCTTTATTAATGCAACACGATTGTTTTCAAGGGATTTTGATACATTGGCATCCACGGCAGGACTTTCTTACTTTAAACATTATCAGGATTTTGAAAACCTTGTTGAACAACATTTTACAGAACACAAATCTATAGCTTACTATGCAGACTTATTGGGAATTTCATCGAAACATTTGAACAGAATTGTACAGACGGTGGTTCAGAAAACAGCTACAGAAGTCATCACAGAAAGGGTAGTGCTGGAAGCTAAAAGAATGTTGATGTACCTTGATGAAAGCCTTGTGGAAATAGCTTTTAGACTAGGATATGAAGAATATTCCTACTTCGTAAGAGTCTTCCGGAAAAGCTCCGGAATGACCCCTACTCAGTTTATGAGGAAATATAAGGCTTAA
- the ccoG gene encoding cytochrome c oxidase accessory protein CcoG yields the protein MSAESNNTKSLEIENEDFRNSVGTMDETGKRKWIFPRKPKGKYTNYRNYTSYVLLALFFVLPFIKINNNPFLLINVIDGRFFILGQPFYLQDFFILALGAVTSVIFVMLFTVVFGRIFCGWLCPQTLFMEMVFRKIEYWIEGDRNKQMKLDRQEWDAEKIRKRLTKWSVFLLISLTISHFMFMYIVGYEDVFRIMTQGPAEHSLKFTAMIFFTMTFYFVFAWLREQVCTLVCPYGRLQGVLIDKQTINVYYDFKRGENRSKWRNNEDRKATGKGDCIDCNQCVVVCPTGIDIRHGQQLECVNCTACIDACDKVMEKVGLPKGLIRYATEAEIENREKFSFTPRMKATTVILALLVGFLGFLMYDRGSMEAKFIKPAGSTFFIKDGKITNTFIYTLLNKSNEKKVLTIKVVSPENAEITYFGSEKIILKGDQILKGNINISFPEEKIKFSKQNMVIGVFDEQGKLVDSFETTFEGPFKLVL from the coding sequence ATGAGCGCAGAGTCCAACAACACCAAATCCTTGGAGATTGAAAATGAAGATTTCAGAAATTCAGTGGGAACAATGGATGAGACTGGAAAAAGAAAATGGATATTCCCCAGAAAACCAAAAGGTAAATACACGAATTATAGAAATTATACCAGCTATGTTTTACTTGCTTTATTTTTTGTCTTGCCTTTTATAAAGATTAATAATAATCCTTTTCTGCTCATTAATGTTATCGACGGAAGATTCTTTATCCTTGGGCAACCCTTTTATCTGCAGGACTTTTTCATCCTTGCACTAGGAGCTGTAACGTCAGTAATCTTTGTGATGCTGTTCACTGTAGTTTTCGGAAGAATATTCTGTGGCTGGCTTTGTCCGCAAACCTTATTTATGGAAATGGTATTCCGTAAAATAGAATATTGGATAGAGGGAGACAGAAATAAGCAGATGAAACTGGACAGACAGGAATGGGATGCAGAAAAAATAAGAAAAAGATTGACAAAATGGTCTGTTTTTCTTTTGATTTCACTCACCATTTCTCACTTCATGTTTATGTACATTGTAGGCTACGAGGATGTTTTCCGCATTATGACTCAAGGTCCGGCAGAGCATTCCCTTAAGTTTACGGCCATGATATTTTTTACCATGACATTCTATTTTGTATTTGCATGGCTTCGTGAGCAGGTTTGTACTCTGGTTTGTCCATATGGAAGACTTCAGGGGGTACTTATCGACAAGCAGACGATTAATGTATATTATGACTTTAAAAGAGGTGAAAACCGTTCAAAATGGAGAAATAATGAAGACAGAAAAGCAACGGGAAAAGGTGACTGTATTGATTGTAATCAATGTGTTGTAGTGTGCCCTACCGGAATTGATATCAGACACGGACAACAGTTGGAATGCGTTAACTGTACCGCATGTATTGATGCCTGCGATAAAGTAATGGAAAAAGTAGGATTACCTAAAGGTCTTATCCGATATGCAACGGAAGCAGAAATTGAAAATCGTGAGAAATTCAGCTTTACCCCAAGAATGAAAGCTACTACAGTAATTTTAGCTTTACTGGTAGGATTCCTTGGGTTCTTAATGTATGATCGTGGATCTATGGAAGCTAAGTTCATTAAGCCTGCAGGCTCTACATTCTTTATTAAAGACGGTAAAATCACCAATACTTTTATCTACACTCTTCTGAATAAATCTAACGAGAAAAAGGTATTGACAATTAAAGTCGTTAGTCCTGAAAATGCAGAGATTACCTATTTTGGTTCTGAAAAAATTATTTTGAAAGGAGACCAGATCCTAAAAGGAAACATCAATATCTCTTTCCCGGAAGAAAAAATTAAATTCTCTAAGCAAAACATGGTCATTGGTGTTTTTGACGAACAGGGAAAACTGGTGGATTCGTTTGAAACTACTTTTGAAGGTCCGTTTAAATTAGTATTATAG
- a CDS encoding SMP-30/gluconolactonase/LRE family protein → MKNICKIGLIGLVFALVNCQSVKSSKMFYGGVKPEMVSDKFSFTEGPSTDKEGNVYFTDQPNDKIYYWDWKTNKVIEFLDKTGRANGTHFDKDDFLITCSDDQGEIWKISKDKKVEVLFKGFEGKRLNGPNDVWNDSFGGMYFTDPLYEREYWVGFKQEISNKSLYYRNKAGKITKLETFTQPNGIVGSETLKKLYVSDIDAGKTYVYDILGEGKLSEKKLFCEMGSDGMTLDKHGNLYLTGDGVSVFDRSGKKIYHISIPEKWTSNVTFGGENNDVLFITASKSVYTFPTKVRGVK, encoded by the coding sequence ATGAAGAATATCTGTAAAATAGGACTGATTGGTTTGGTTTTCGCATTAGTAAACTGCCAATCAGTAAAAAGTAGTAAAATGTTTTATGGAGGAGTAAAACCGGAAATGGTTTCGGATAAGTTTAGCTTTACAGAAGGTCCATCAACGGATAAAGAGGGGAATGTCTATTTTACGGATCAACCCAACGATAAAATTTATTATTGGGACTGGAAAACCAATAAGGTAATAGAGTTTTTAGACAAAACAGGACGTGCCAACGGAACCCATTTTGATAAGGATGATTTTCTGATTACCTGTTCAGATGATCAGGGAGAAATCTGGAAAATATCAAAGGATAAAAAAGTAGAAGTTTTGTTCAAAGGATTTGAAGGGAAAAGACTGAATGGTCCCAATGACGTTTGGAATGATTCCTTTGGAGGAATGTATTTTACAGATCCTTTATATGAGAGAGAGTATTGGGTAGGTTTTAAGCAGGAGATCTCCAATAAAAGTCTCTATTACAGAAATAAAGCTGGTAAGATTACTAAGCTCGAAACATTCACACAGCCCAATGGGATTGTAGGAAGTGAAACCCTGAAAAAATTATACGTATCTGATATTGATGCAGGAAAAACCTATGTGTATGATATTTTAGGAGAAGGAAAGCTATCGGAGAAAAAATTATTCTGTGAAATGGGTTCAGATGGAATGACTCTGGATAAACACGGAAATCTTTATTTAACCGGAGATGGAGTATCTGTTTTTGACCGTTCCGGAAAGAAAATTTATCACATTTCTATCCCTGAAAAATGGACGTCTAATGTGACTTTCGGAGGAGAAAATAATGATGTCTTATTCATTACTGCTTCAAAGTCTGTTTATACTTTTCCAACTAAAGTAAGAGGTGTAAAGTAA
- a CDS encoding DEAD/DEAH box helicase — translation MELQSIYQKLQIQDMNQMQKSTYKATENQQDVVLLSPTGSGKTLAFLFPVLRNLKKDTSGIQALILVPARELALQIEQVFKAMGSDFKVSVCYGGHDKKIEVNNLIEAPAVLIGTPGRVVYHLRNNNFDPKTIQTLVLDEFDKALELGFHEDMEYISNSLKGLSQRILTSATTMDEIPKFTGLKNEKLVDFLKLSEVKPDIQLRKVMTISEEKLDTLFNLICKIGNKRTLIFCNHREAVDRISELLREKGIDRETFHGGMEQDERERALLKFRNDSARILITTDLASRGLDVPEVESIVHYQLPPKEDAFIHRNGRTARMNAKGFAYLIMTAEENFPFIKNNTPEESVAGFNKVPEKTPFQTIYISAGKKDKVNKVDIVGYLLKKGELQKEDVGIIEVKDTTSYVAVSRNKVNTLLRKLQNEKLKGKKVKMEVAY, via the coding sequence ATGGAACTACAATCAATCTATCAAAAACTGCAGATTCAGGATATGAATCAAATGCAGAAATCTACCTATAAAGCTACAGAAAACCAACAAGACGTTGTCCTGCTCTCTCCTACAGGATCAGGAAAAACACTTGCATTTTTATTTCCTGTTCTTAGAAATCTGAAAAAAGATACCTCAGGAATTCAGGCTTTAATTTTAGTTCCTGCAAGAGAACTAGCCTTGCAGATTGAACAGGTTTTTAAGGCTATGGGATCAGACTTTAAGGTTTCTGTTTGCTACGGCGGGCATGATAAAAAGATTGAGGTTAATAATTTAATTGAAGCTCCAGCAGTTTTAATAGGAACTCCGGGAAGAGTTGTCTATCATCTAAGAAATAATAATTTTGATCCGAAAACAATTCAGACGTTAGTTTTAGATGAATTTGACAAGGCTTTAGAATTAGGCTTTCATGAGGATATGGAATATATTTCCAATTCCCTGAAAGGGTTATCACAACGCATTCTTACTTCTGCAACAACGATGGATGAAATTCCAAAGTTCACAGGCTTAAAGAACGAAAAACTTGTTGATTTTCTAAAATTAAGTGAAGTAAAGCCAGATATTCAATTACGAAAAGTAATGACCATTTCTGAAGAGAAGCTGGACACGCTTTTTAACTTGATCTGTAAAATAGGAAACAAAAGAACACTGATTTTCTGTAATCACCGTGAAGCTGTTGACAGGATCTCTGAGCTTCTGCGTGAAAAAGGAATTGATAGAGAAACATTTCATGGCGGAATGGAGCAGGACGAAAGAGAACGTGCTTTACTAAAATTCAGAAATGATTCTGCAAGAATTTTAATTACAACAGATCTGGCATCAAGAGGTTTAGATGTTCCTGAAGTTGAATCTATTGTTCATTATCAACTGCCTCCAAAAGAAGATGCCTTCATTCATAGAAATGGGCGTACTGCCAGAATGAATGCAAAAGGTTTTGCTTACCTGATCATGACTGCGGAAGAAAATTTCCCATTCATTAAAAACAATACTCCGGAAGAAAGTGTAGCCGGTTTCAATAAAGTTCCTGAGAAAACACCTTTTCAAACCATTTATATCAGTGCCGGAAAAAAAGACAAGGTAAATAAGGTTGACATTGTAGGATACCTTCTTAAAAAGGGAGAACTGCAGAAAGAAGATGTTGGTATTATCGAAGTGAAAGATACGACCTCATACGTAGCGGTTTCCAGAAATAAAGTAAACACTCTTTTGAGAAAACTTCAGAATGAAAAACTGAAAGGTAAGAAAGTAAAAATGGAAGTTGCTTATTAG
- the rpsA gene encoding 30S ribosomal protein S1, translating into MSKETNSAEVLLNQNVTPEQFDWDSFESGLDADARKEKSDLEEIYNGSLNSLNDNDVLVGRVVRLTDKEAIVDINFKSEGVISLNEFRYNQGLKVGDEVEVMVDKREDKTGQLQLSHRKARTLKAWDKVNELHETGEIVNGFVKSRTKGGMIVDVHGIEAFLPGSQIDVKPIKDYDQFVGKTMEFKVVKINPEFKNVVVSHKALIEADIEGQKKEIIAQLEKGQVLEGTVKNITSYGVFIDLGGVDGLIHITDLSWSRVNHPSEILEDGQTVKVVILDFDDEKTRIQLGMKQLEAHPWDALSADMKVGDKVKGKVVVLADYGAFVEIAPGVEGLIHVSEMSWSTHLRSAGDFVKVGDEVEAEVLTLDREERKISLGIKQLSKDPWENIETKYPVGSQHVGTVRNFTNFGVFVELEEGIDGLIYISDLSWTKKIKHPSEFCAVGDKLDVVVLELDIQARRLSLGHKQLTENPWDKFETKYAEGTIHAGKAVEVHDKGASVQFEDAEVEAFCPSRLLEKEDGSKIKKGEDAQFKVIEFNKEFKRVVVSHTGIFRDEEKKNVKESSSRNVSSSSNNEERSTLGDIDALAELKRKMEEGK; encoded by the coding sequence ATGTCAAAAGAGACAAATTCAGCAGAGGTTTTATTAAACCAAAACGTAACTCCAGAACAATTTGATTGGGATTCATTTGAATCAGGTCTTGATGCAGATGCGAGAAAAGAAAAAAGTGATTTAGAAGAAATCTATAACGGATCTCTTAACAGCCTAAACGATAATGACGTTTTAGTTGGTAGAGTTGTAAGATTAACTGACAAAGAAGCTATCGTAGACATCAACTTCAAATCTGAAGGAGTTATCTCTCTAAACGAATTCCGTTACAACCAAGGCCTAAAAGTAGGTGATGAGGTAGAAGTAATGGTTGACAAGAGAGAAGACAAAACTGGTCAATTACAATTATCTCACAGAAAAGCTAGAACGCTTAAAGCTTGGGATAAAGTAAACGAACTTCACGAAACTGGAGAAATCGTTAACGGTTTTGTTAAATCTAGAACTAAAGGTGGTATGATCGTTGACGTTCACGGAATCGAAGCATTCTTACCTGGTTCTCAAATTGACGTTAAGCCAATTAAAGATTACGATCAGTTCGTAGGAAAAACTATGGAGTTCAAAGTTGTGAAAATCAACCCTGAGTTCAAAAACGTAGTGGTTTCTCACAAAGCATTGATCGAAGCAGATATCGAAGGTCAGAAAAAAGAAATCATCGCTCAACTTGAAAAAGGTCAGGTTCTTGAAGGTACTGTTAAGAACATCACTTCTTACGGTGTATTCATTGACTTAGGAGGTGTAGATGGATTGATCCACATTACAGACCTTTCTTGGTCTAGAGTGAACCACCCATCTGAAATCCTAGAGGACGGACAGACTGTAAAAGTTGTAATCCTTGATTTCGATGATGAGAAAACAAGAATCCAATTAGGTATGAAGCAATTAGAAGCTCATCCTTGGGATGCTCTTTCTGCTGACATGAAAGTTGGAGACAAAGTAAAAGGAAAAGTAGTAGTTCTTGCTGACTATGGTGCATTCGTAGAAATTGCTCCAGGTGTAGAAGGATTAATCCACGTTTCTGAAATGTCTTGGTCTACTCACTTAAGATCTGCTGGAGATTTCGTAAAAGTAGGTGATGAAGTAGAAGCTGAAGTATTAACTTTAGATAGAGAAGAAAGAAAAATTTCTCTTGGTATCAAGCAATTGTCTAAAGATCCATGGGAAAACATCGAAACTAAGTATCCTGTAGGATCTCAGCATGTAGGAACTGTAAGAAACTTCACTAACTTTGGTGTATTCGTAGAGTTAGAAGAAGGTATCGACGGATTAATCTACATCTCTGATCTTTCTTGGACTAAGAAAATCAAGCACCCATCTGAGTTCTGTGCAGTAGGTGATAAATTAGATGTTGTAGTTCTTGAATTAGATATCCAAGCTAGAAGATTATCTCTAGGTCACAAGCAATTGACTGAAAACCCATGGGATAAATTCGAAACTAAATATGCTGAGGGAACTATCCACGCTGGTAAAGCTGTAGAAGTTCACGATAAAGGAGCTTCTGTACAATTCGAAGATGCTGAGGTTGAAGCTTTCTGTCCTTCAAGATTATTAGAGAAAGAAGATGGATCTAAAATCAAGAAAGGTGAAGATGCTCAATTCAAAGTAATTGAATTCAACAAAGAATTCAAGAGAGTTGTAGTTTCTCACACAGGTATCTTCAGAGACGAAGAAAAGAAAAACGTTAAAGAATCTTCTTCTAGAAACGTATCTTCTTCTTCAAACAACGAAGAAAGATCTACTCTTGGAGACATCGATGCATTAGCAGAGTTGAAAAGAAAAATGGAAGAAGGTAAATAA